CCATTTTGCAACTTTCTCCAATTGGATAACCCTAAtttcaaatcctttttcctttaACCCACCCAACCGATCCCAGGCTACCACCAAATGCTCCACTCCTCCACCTGTCTCCTCTCTATAACCACCAATCGGTTCAGTTCTCTCCAGTCTACGCCACCACTTAATCccgtaattttttaatttaatttttttaatttattctaaattaatcatataaaatgttaaaataTTATGGGTATTGGATGaaaagtttaaattcataagtGATTATAGTTTTTGTTGATTTgttatgttttaaattgataGTTGATATCAAAGACAAATTTAGTCTTTGTAATTTGTAACGTTGTTTGTATAAAGACTATGAATGGAAAATTGGTAGTTTATTGGTTAATTTTTCAAAGGTATTTTCATGTAATTTATTTGAAACTTTTATATTAAGATCATCCTATATTAGAATCCTGAATCCGTCATTGCCTATATATCACCAAATTTCATACGTTTTCACTTAGTATGAGAATTATCATAACCAAACAGCCCATTGAATCTTTCCTAAACTCGCTGTCACAATAGAATATGGGATCGATCATTGAATTCTTTATGGCCGTCGTTTTTGAATTTAAGCTTGGGAGTAGCTAGTTTGAGTAGGTGATCGCCAATCACCGGTGTCATTTCCCGAAGAATTGGCAACTGCGGCTGCTGAAAATATGAGAAGACATTTCCATGACCTATGAAATTTATATATGGTTTTGCGGCTTGCCATCTCTCCAGGCCGTCATGCAAAGGTGGCAATTGTCTTGCTCTGAAATCGACATTAACGATCCTCGTTCATGGATTTAATTCAACATGTATATTTTGAGTGCAATTTGCATTGTTTTTCAATCGCAACCAAATATTAACGAAGTTAGATTTTCtttcctcctttctctctcaatttcaattttttatttttctcttaacAGAAAAGGTGATAATGTTGCTTGATCTTAAGCGTTCAAATAGAATAAGAGAGAAAGGAGTGAAAAATAAGACGGGAGAGAATCTAGATCAAATACTAAAAGCATGTGGAATAGTATGCACGGAGGATTCAGATCATTGAAGACTCTCCTCAAGTTCTTTTTCCCAACATACATCAAGTGCCAATTTAATGCATTTAGTGCAAAGagttttatttgaaaatttaacaAATTTGATTTCTGCTAGTTGGTGACCCAAACACATAAGTATGATTAAATAGCATTGTCCTGGTCACTATTTATCGGCTTTTCAAATAGTGGTGCGAGActtctatttttatttcttagGCGTGAGCAGgagaattttgtttttaatataagTACATGAGTTTCGTTTCTAATATAAGCGCAAGAGCTTTATTTTAAATAGAATACGAGAGTTGCCTTTCTAGTATGAGaacgagaattttttttttgatataAGCACAAGAGTTTCGCTCTTGACAGGAATACGAGAGTTGCGTTTCAAATATAAGCAAGGAAGTTTCATTGCTAACATGAGCACGAGAGTTTCGTTCCTAATATAAGGACGAGAGTTGCGTTCCTAATATGAGCACGAGAGTTTCGTTCCTAATATAAATACGAGAATTTCGTTCCTAATATAAACACGAGAGTTTCATTCCTAATATAAACACGAGAGTTTCGTTCCTAATATGAGCATGCGAGTTTCGTTTCTAATATGGACACGAGAATTTCATTTCTAACATGAGTACGAGAGTTTCGTTCCTAACATGAGCACACGAGTTTCATTCCTAATATTAACACGAGAGTTTCAATCCTAACATGAGCACGTGAGTTTCGTTCTTAATATAAGCAAGAATGTAATCTATATAAGTACGAGAGTTTCACTCCTAATATAATCAtatgaattttattttccaGACATGAGTACGAGAATTTCATTCCTAGTATAAGCATGACAGTTTTATTTTCTAGACATAAGTACGAGAATTGTGTTCCTAATATAACCAATGAGCACCAGAGTTTCATTCTTCAAACCAAACAAACCCCATCATTTACACTGTCCTATAAACACAATTTCTAGTGTTAGATACATgatattatattaaatataCCAAGGGACAAGTAAACCCTTAAAGAAAAAAAGCTTTGTTAACCTACACAAAGAAGCTAATTTTAACTTATCCAATTGTAGAGAGGTCACATTCATAATGGGTATAGCTAATAGCAATCAtcataaaaatagtaaaaagaTAACGTGCAATAATTAGTACTGATTGAATCGATAGAATTAAGTAGAAAGATGATCCAATGAATTGTTGCATATGCAAACTTACCACCTTTGTTgttctattttgtttttctttctgtcATTCGCATGTCTTGATTTGACCTTAAAACAAAGTGTAAATCCAAAGCTAAGTTCGAcccaattaattaaaaaaccaatAATATACTTGAGTCAAGTGGGCAAACAAATTAACAATCAAAAGAATGGTGGCGACTGGAAATCGGCCAAGCGACAAAAAGTGACGGGAAGGAACAAGACAATGCCAATTGTACCCAGTTTTGAAAACCCATTCGCTTACTTGCCAAAGAATAAGAATCTAGATACGGTGGGAATGCATGGAAACATAAGTAGGTAAAGGACACCCACAAAACTCTGCTGGCCTCTCCTTCATTCCAGCCGTTATATAAGTTTGTGATTTCTCACAGAGAAAATCACACTGAGACGGTCATGTGAATCAAGTCACAAGGAAAGCTAATGCAAAATTTTAGCATGCTGCTGAAAACAAGATCATCGAGAAAATTCATAGTTGTCCATATTAGAAGTAACATTCAAACAAAGTGTACGGAGTGAACTagctaagaaaaaaaaatatgtaggtCATATTGCAGATAAAATTATCTTTTTGATCTCAAACAATTGTCATGTAATGTGCACACGACCAAGATGGTACGTTAAGgagaaattgactaattataaagGTACATGAGAGTAATTGGCTAAAATTCAACTTCATGAATAAAATGGGCAGCTCTTTACAAGTTTAGAGAgaaaatcaacaactacctcTTTAGTAAATGTGGCGTAAATAACATCACTCTAAGGAAATATAATTTTTGcgctccttttttctttttgttgtttctCTAGTAACTGGATCAATTACATTAAGAAAAagtaatgaatttaaacaaaaaaaacaatggtgcaaaaaaagaaaaagaaaaaagaaaaaggaaaacgtGAAGATCACTATTTACATGCGGGGAGTTTGAATCAAGGTTTTAAAAAACACTGGACGCTAGTCGGACAGCAGGTTGGGCCTTAACGCTTAGGTGgcttcgtgtaaataagtgtcaatttatatttaaaatatatataatttcatcataagctacaaaataaaataacatatatattatgaagtattgaaacataatgaaacTATAGAAAACAAGCATTTAAGGTatattcatttaagtattcaacaagtctcttacaatttattaaaaaaataaaatgcaaaataaaagttatttattttttgtctaagtaAGTCGCAACCTAGGTGGTTGTTTGGGCGGGTCCGGGCAGGCTAGACGGGTGCCTAGGCGGGCACCTCAACAGATTTAGGtgctctttcttaattttcaagcacctaggcattaatcgggacgATGATCAACCTCCTAACGTCTAGACAGAAGCTATGcgaggatttttagaacaaatgTTTGAATAGAAGGAAAAATGTCTCCAGGCCAGTTCACAAGTTGTTTGCAGAATCCCAGCCTGCCCcactctcctccctctctcaaTGTTCATAGTTTCAAattatattctttttttattttttgaaattctATTTTTTAGTAAATAATTTTTTGAATTGTCTCAAATAGACCCTGAAACCTTAATAAAGGCAGCTTGTCTTCCACATCGTCCTCAAGTGCCAATCCCGTTCCCTCtagtttctctctctacaccTTTTGTTTCTGGTGGGTCCCGGTCCCTCCCAGCCTGCAAAGCAAACCCCAAAAGACTTGGCCTCTCATTATTAAATCTTCCCCAACCAGCAACACTCCCTCACTCTCATCTCAACCCATCTCCTCTTTCTctacctctttctctctctaccctCGTCCATTTATACGCACCGTTTTGGCTCTCCAGTCCCTATGAATCACTCCCAGGACGATCCCGAGTTCCATCTCCCCTCCCACTTCCTCACGGACGACGTCGTGCTCCACTGCAACATGGGCGACAGCAACAAAGACCACAGCTTCCGCCGGAACTGCGTCGAATCCCGCGTCAGCTTCCCCACCGAGTTCCCCTACGAGTTCGACTCGTCCGACTCCTACTCGGCCCTGAACTCCCCTGTCGAGTCCGTGGTGAGCTCCACCGAGACCGAGGGAGGCAGCAGCAGCAGCGACGAGGAGGACTTCCTCGCCGGGCTTACCCGCCGCCTCGCACAGTCCTCGCTGCAGCCTGCTCACCAGACCCAGAAACTATCCGTCCCCGCCGCCTTCCCCAAAGAGAACCCCGAGGTAAAGATTTCAGCTTCACAAAATCAGATTTTTACAGTTTAACTGTTCCTCTTcctgtttaaaattttgggtttctgAAATACTGACCGAGTTTTACTGTGTTGACTCAGTGGGTCATGTCCGGGTCTCCCCAGTCGACTCTGAGCGGAATCGGGAGCTGGTCCAGCAACGGAAGCCCGACGGGCCCGTCTTCCCAGGTGCCTTCGCCACCGACGACGCCGTTTGGAGCTCAGAACGACATCTGGGAGCTGATATACGCGGCAGCCGGGCAGGTTGCGCGGTTAAAAATGACCAACAGCCTCGGCGGAGCAACCGAGTTCGGCGGCAACCACGGCCGCGGTGGACTTCTGGGCCCACCTCGGATCCCCAGTCCTCCCCGACACTCAGGCCCCGGGCTCTGCTCGAACCAAAGCTTCACTCAGGTGAAAGTCCTAAAAC
This region of Malus domestica chromosome 07, GDT2T_hap1 genomic DNA includes:
- the LOC103453279 gene encoding uncharacterized protein — encoded protein: MNHSQDDPEFHLPSHFLTDDVVLHCNMGDSNKDHSFRRNCVESRVSFPTEFPYEFDSSDSYSALNSPVESVVSSTETEGGSSSSDEEDFLAGLTRRLAQSSLQPAHQTQKLSVPAAFPKENPEWVMSGSPQSTLSGIGSWSSNGSPTGPSSQVPSPPTTPFGAQNDIWELIYAAAGQVARLKMTNSLGGATEFGGNHGRGGLLGPPRIPSPPRHSGPGLCSNQSFTQFHHVRQDKQVNHLPWSAQPHQPAQLHPQHNHQQQIQNRGRNIVGYERCEHGVNFPQSTWPPLQVQHNHHHHHHHHQHPHHQQSQQPQRHTNAAVRPVLPNGSNIKRECAGTGVFLPRRYTNPSPPEPRKKAGCSTVLMPAKVVQALNLSFEDMNRHAPPRFTTGLAPDHEALAARRNALLTQQRLGLRTAAEGPVNHEVRLPQEWTY